The following are from one region of the Ignavibacteriales bacterium genome:
- the murG gene encoding undecaprenyldiphospho-muramoylpentapeptide beta-N-acetylglucosaminyltransferase, with translation MSNERLKILIAAGGTGGHVFPAIAIADEIKKLRTHAEIIFIGTKEKIESRVVPQRGYPLEFIWISGFHRSVRMDNFLFPIKVVVSLVQSFFLMKRFQPDIVIGTGGYVCGPVLYAASLLGIPTVVHESNSYPGITTRMLSTRATRIFTAFDATARWLKRKDNIELAGTPTRDVLGTVSREDGIRFFNLDPLKKTMFVFGGSLGATSINQAVKLLVNDVADFNIQLIWQTGSTDATLAKEMAARKNCWVNTFIDKMEYAYAAADVVVCRAGATTLAELTRLGKASVLIPYPHAAADHQTFNAQTLVDAGAAVMIADRDVKMKLKDVLNSIMNDDKKRLQMNEASRAIGKPNAGREIAQRILELAK, from the coding sequence GTGTCGAACGAGCGACTAAAAATTCTCATAGCGGCTGGTGGAACCGGCGGGCATGTATTTCCGGCAATTGCTATCGCAGATGAAATAAAAAAGCTGAGAACACATGCAGAAATTATATTTATTGGTACAAAAGAAAAAATTGAATCGCGCGTTGTTCCTCAACGAGGATATCCGCTTGAGTTTATTTGGATCAGCGGATTTCACCGCAGTGTGCGGATGGATAATTTTCTGTTTCCAATAAAAGTTGTTGTATCGCTTGTGCAGTCGTTCTTTCTCATGAAGCGGTTTCAGCCGGATATTGTCATTGGAACCGGCGGGTATGTATGCGGGCCCGTGTTGTATGCTGCGTCGCTGCTTGGAATTCCAACGGTTGTTCATGAATCGAACAGCTATCCGGGAATAACAACGCGGATGCTGTCAACAAGAGCAACGAGAATCTTTACGGCATTTGATGCTACGGCTCGCTGGTTAAAGCGGAAGGACAATATCGAATTGGCAGGCACACCGACACGGGATGTACTCGGAACTGTATCGCGTGAAGATGGAATAAGGTTTTTCAATCTTGATCCATTGAAAAAGACGATGTTTGTGTTCGGCGGAAGTCTCGGTGCAACATCCATCAATCAGGCAGTAAAATTATTGGTGAATGATGTTGCTGATTTCAATATTCAATTGATCTGGCAAACGGGCAGCACTGATGCGACATTGGCAAAGGAAATGGCAGCGAGGAAGAATTGCTGGGTGAATACATTCATTGATAAAATGGAATATGCATACGCGGCTGCTGATGTGGTTGTGTGCCGTGCCGGTGCAACCACACTTGCGGAATTAACTCGGCTTGGCAAAGCATCGGTATTAATTCCGTATCCGCATGCCGCCGCTGATCATCAGACATTCAATGCGCAGACATTGGTAGATGCCGGCGCGGCCGTGATGATCGCAGATCGAGATGTAAAGATGAAATTAAAAGATGTTTTGAATTCTATAATGAACGATGATAAGAAACGCCTGCAGATGAACGAAGCAAGCCGCGCGATCGGAAAACCGAATGCCGGCAGAGAAATTGCCCAGCGAATTCTTGAACTGGCAAAGTAA